One Trichoderma atroviride chromosome 7, complete sequence DNA segment encodes these proteins:
- a CDS encoding uncharacterized protein (EggNog:ENOG41): MASFKPSHILVFGATGNIGKYIVNQLIAAKPPFPQISVFTSANTVSTKAELLNKWKAAGVSVVVGDIKDSTDVKNAYQGVDTAISCLGRGALQYQFELIKQADESESVRWFFPSEYGTDPDHNPSSAHEKPHTFKRAVRKLFAEELKNLKPTYLVVGPYIEMWVPKDLISGFDIQKREATLLEDGEQPIGFTAMDDVGKGVVAALQRPEVSVGKALKIASFTKSSNQVLAEFEKQLGEKFNVTYVPLDDVKSVEKKFWDEGNPLAVMAALRRIWVTGGAVYDKLDNEALGLNDGQLQSLEEAIRDRIAGKPF; this comes from the exons ATGGCGTCCTTTAAGCCTTCGCATATTCTGGTGTTCGGTGCCACAGGCAACATTGGCAAATACATCGTCAATCAGCTCATTGCCGCTAAGCCGCCGTTCCCTCAAATTTCGGTCTTCACTTCTGCAAACACAGTGTCCACCAAGGCTGAGCTTTTGAACAAATGGAAAGCTGCAGGAGTATCAGTTGTCGTTGGTGACATTAAAGACTCGACAGACGTGAAAAATGCCTATCAAGGCGTTGACACCGCCATCAGCTGCCTTGGCAGAGGGGCTCTACAGTATCAATTTGAGCTCATCAAGCAAGCGGACGAGTCTGAATCCGTGCGGTGGTTCTTCCCTTCAGAATACGGCACCGATCCAGATCACAACCCCAGCAGCGCACATGAGAAACCCCATACGTTCAAACGGGCAGTTCGCAAGTTGTTTgccgaggagctgaagaatctGAAGCCAACATACCTAGTTGTAGGGCCGTACATTGAGATGTGGGTTCCTAAAGATTTAATAAGCGGCTTTGATAtacagaagagagaggcaactctgcttgaagatggcgagcagCCTATTGGCTTCACCGCTATGGATGA TGTTGGTAAAGGAGTGGTGGCTGCGTTGCAGCGCCCAGAAGTATCTGTTGGAAAGGCGTTGAAGATTGCTTCTTTCACAAAATCGTCGAACCAGGTTCTTGCTGAGTTTGAAAAGCAGCTTGGCGAAAAGTTCAACGTCACGTACGTCCCGCTCGACGACGTAAAGAGCGTTGAGAAGAAGTTTTGGGATGAGGGCAATCCGTTGGCAGTCATGGCGGCGCTGCGACGAATCTGGGTTACAGGCGGAGCGGTGTACGATAAGCTGGATAACGAGGCACTTGGGCTCAATGATGGTCAATTGCAATCTCTGGAAGAAGCAATTCGGGACAGAATCGCTGGAAAGCCATTTTAA
- a CDS encoding uncharacterized protein (EggNog:ENOG41~TransMembrane:7 (o20-38i58-76o96-116i136-156o183-207i219-239o254-276i)): MALYSSAPPERPFSDAKPTLLVAWWITLFCTCLILLRLSGRYIRVEKLFIEDKITAAALLPLYMRMACTHVVLLYGTNNIELAGTDLFPQEIERRIIGSKVVLAGRILHAATLWTLKFTTLEFLNRLAGASLKRVYKLLINILRCVLVASFVAIIVSDLAECHPISHYWQIIPDPGPQCRQGFVQLLTMGVCSAVIDVALIIFPIPIIFSTRIATKRKILLAMLFCFGFLTVGITIYRIPKTIKQHGDQVVRSMWASIELLAATAVANLVALGSFLRDSGVRKIKFRPGYHSSGTNSKPQGKGASGSDRRKAESERRAKSASDEWADDKQADTAFHSSPDNGDGARHSQSASGSGISPTQSHDSLIQPDRGSSHVAPGLGLETPRSPERVVPAGITSFRRR, translated from the exons ATGGCTCTCTACTCATCGGCACCGCCAGAACGGCCATTTAGCGATGCGAAACCTACCTTGCTTGTAGCTTGGTGGATAACGCTCTTTTGTACATGCTTGATCTTGCTCCGCCTCTCAGGACGATACATTCGGGTGGAAAAGTTATTCATCGAGGACAAGATTACAGCGGCGGCACTGCTGCCGTTGTACATGCGGATGGCATGCACTCACGTCGTCCTCTTATACGGAACAAACAACATTGAGCTCGCCGGTACCGATCTCTTTCCCCAAGAGATTGAGCGAAGAATTATTGGAAGCAAAGTCGTCCTCGCTGGAAGGATACTTCATGCCGCTAC ATTATGGACGCTTAAATTCACCACGCTCGAGTTCCTCAACAGACTGGCTGGTGCCTCCCTGAAGAGGGTCTACAAgcttctcatcaacatcttGCGATGCGTTCTTGTGGCTTCCTTTGTGGCCATCATAGTGAGCGACCTTGCGGAATGTCATCCGATATCTCACTATTGGCAAATCATTCCGGATCCAGGGCCACAGTGCCGTCAAGGCTTCGTGCAGCTCCTCACAATGGGCGTCTGCAGCGCAGTCATTGATGTCGCGCTCATCATATTTCCAattcccatcatcttctctacGCGGATTGCTACCAAACGAAAGATTCTGCTCGCCATGCTGTTTTGCTTTGGGTTTCTGACCGTTGGCATCACCATTTACAGAATCCCCAAGACCATCAAGCAGCATGGGGACCAGGTGGTTCGATCCATGTGGGCATCCATAGAGCTGCTTGCCGCAACTGCAGTGGCAAATCTGGTAGCTTTGGGTTCGTTCCTGCGAGACAGTGGAGTGAGGAAGATCAAGTTCCGCCCTGGCTACCACAGCAGTGGAACAAACTCCAAGCCTCAGGGCAAGGGGGCTTCGGGAAGTGATAGACGGAAAGCTGAGAGCGAGCGCCGGGCCAAATCGGCGAGCGATGAATGGGCAGACGATAAGCAGGCCGATACCGCATTCCATTCTTCACCAGacaatggagatggagcacgTCACTCGCAATCAGCTAGTGGAAGTGGAATTAGTCCAACGCAGAGCCATGACTCGCTCATCCAGCCAGACCGGGGATCTTCACATGTTGCCCCGGGGCTGGGTCTTGAGACTCCTCGATCTCCAGAGCGAGTGGTTCCTGCCGGAATCACTAGCTTCCGGCGCAGATAG
- a CDS encoding uncharacterized protein (EggNog:ENOG41~TransMembrane:12 (i12-31o51-71i83-102o108-128i140-159o171-193i261-287o299-320i327-349o355-381i393-412o424-442i)) has product MVFLGLRGKKLLGGITVSSGLGFILFGYDNGVIGGLLTAPDFESTFNLDSTLQGVVTSLFELGCFFGSLVTAAAGGRFGRRTLAHFGTLAIAIGSLLQASSFSVGQLMVGRIVAGIGLGLISSNVAIWQSETAPAKVRGTLVACSLSFLILGQLLANLIDYGMNSYSGPVTWRFPIAFQSTIALLMSALLFFMPESPRYLIMKDRIEETVTVLQALKDTADRESVAAEIAEIKEALLLELNSQKSWTDLFRADKVKSRRRVIIACVVNLMQDLSGSTPIAYYTTFIFQNSVGFSRHLSLLMSIFLQLWFLLASTLTWWLIERVGRRRLFMLSACCMGMVMAVVAAMLAVNTRTSGIVAVVMIFAYQAFFTWGFMGGVWVYGPEILPLEYRSKGMGLATATLWLFSFVMVEIVPSSIANIGWRTYIIFAVFNFSFIPIIYFFFPETKGFSLELVDLAFMDDTTTPVKRAKELHKMIASGEELTLRTEVGGKDVELVHIEGKSA; this is encoded by the exons ATGGTTTTTCTTGGCCTACGAGGCAAGAAGCTCCTGGGTGGAATCACGGTTTCAAGTGGCTTGGGCTTCATACTTTTCG gATACGACAATGGCGTCATCGGCGGCCTGCTGACCGCTCCTGACTTCGAATCAACCTTTAATCTCGATTCTACACTCCAAGGCGTGGTAACTTCACTATTTGAGCTTGGGTGTTTCTTTGGATCCCTAGttacagcagctgcaggcggACGATTTGGCCGTAGAACCCTCGCACACTTTGGAAcattggccattgccatcgGCTCTCTCCTCCAGGCTTCCAGTTTCTCCGTTGGCCAGCTGATGGTTGGTCGCATTGTTGCTGGCATCGGCCTCGGCTTGATCTCTAGTAATGTGGCAATCTGGCAATCAGAGACAGCACCAGCAAAAGTGCGTGGCACTTTGGTTGCGTGCTCTCTGAGCTTCCTCATTCTCGGTCAACTTCTGGCCAATTTGATAGACTACGGGATGAACAGTTATTCTGGCCCTGTCACATGGCGTTTCCCAATTGCCTTTCAGTCGACAATCGCACTTCTTATGAGtgctcttttatttttcatgCCAGAGT CGCCTCGATATCTCATCATGAAGGATCGTATTGAAGAAACTGTGACAGTTCTCCAAGCGCTCAAAGACACAGCAGACAGAGAGTCCGTAGCCGCTGAGATCGCCGAGATCAAagaggcgctgctgctggaactAAACTCTCAGAAAAGTTGGACAGATCTATTCAGGGCTGATAAGGTCAAGTCGCGCCGTCGTGTAATTATTGCTTGCGTAGTCAACTTAATGCAAGATCTGAGTGGGAGTACGCCAATAGCTTACTACACCACTTTTAT CTTTCAAAATTCCGTTGGCTTCTCTCGGCATTTGTCTCTACTCATGTCTATTTTCCTACAACTGTGGTTCCTCTTGGCGTCTACGCTGACCTGGTGGCTGATTGAGCGCGTTGGGCGTCGAAGACTGTTCATGCTCTCTGCTTGTTGTATGGGAATGGTCATGGCAGTTGTTGCTGCGATGCTTGCCGTCAATACACGCACTTCTGGAATTGTCGCCGTGGTCATGATATTTGCATACCAGGCCTTTTTTACGTGGGGATTTATGGGCGGCGTCTGG GTTTATGGGCCGGAAATATTACCACTCGAATATCGATCCAAAGGGATGGGCCTCGCAACGGCAACCCTATGGTTATTCTCTTTCGTAATGGTGGAAATTGTCCCATCGAGTATTGCCAACATTGGATGGAGAACGTACATTATTTTCGCCGTTTTCAACTTTTCTTTCATCCCAATcatctatttcttcttcccagaAACTAAAGGTTTCAGCTTAGAGCTGGTGGATCTTGCGTTCATGGACGACACCACCACTCCAGTCAAGCGCGCTAAAGAATTGCACAAGATGATTGCCTCTGGAGAAGAATTAACACTCAGAACCGAGGTTGGAGGGAAAGACGTTGAACTTGTACATATAGAAGGGAAGTCTGCTTAG
- a CDS encoding uncharacterized protein (EggNog:ENOG41) — protein MSFNRLVRFVPRGRQNSILIGEPLNSAIDVGKEVRNGHEVEVKVFSGTSVLDAGSETGIIESIDRILSPLAMSEVGTIRCIGLNYAKHAKEANLALPSVPVVFLKPATSLADPWPASTIIPSFSLADDTADYESELCIVIGKSAKNVSEDDALSYVLGYTASNDISARKSQFEQSQWCFSKGFDTSCPIGPTLVSTSVLPDPSKLRIRGLKNGKVMQDSPLSDLIFSIPALVSWLSQGTTLPAGTIILTGTPSGIGMAMKPTEYLHEGDEFTVEILPHIGSLYSSIKNE, from the exons ATGTCATTCAATC gTCTTGTCCGTTTCGTCCCCCGTGGGAGGCAGAATTCCATCCTCATCGGGGAGCCCTTAAACTCCGCTATTGATGTCGGCAAAGAAGTTAGAAATGGCCACGAAGTCGAAGTGAAAGTTTTCAGTGGTACTTCGGTTCTGGACGCCGGTTCAGAAACAGGTATCATTGAATCTATCGATCGCATTTTATCGCCACTAGCTATGTCTGAAGTTGGCACTATTAGGTGCATTGGATTAAAT TACGCAAAGCATGCGAAAGAAGCCAATCTTGCACTACCCTCTGTACCAGTTGTATTTTT AAAGCCAGCAACATCTCTGGCAGACCCATGGCCTGCATCGACTATTATCCCTTCATTCTCGCTCGCCGATGACACGGCTGATTATGAGTCCGAGCTATGTATAGTCATCGGCAAGTCTGCTAAAAATGTGAGCGAAGATGACGCGCTTTCCTATGTTCTGGGATACACTGCATCGAACGACATCTCGGCTCGTAAAAGCCAATTTGAGCAATCGCAGTGGTGTTTCAGTAAAGGTTTTGATACGTCCTGCCCTATCGGCCCTACTCTAGTTTCTACATCTGTTTTACCAGATCCAAGCAAACTTCGCATTCGTGGGCTTAAGAATGGCAAGGTTATGCAAGATTCACCACTCAG TGATTTAATATTCAGTATTCCCGCACTTGTCAGCTGGTTATCTCAGGGAACAACGCTACCCGCTGGGACAATCATTCTCACAGGAACGCCATCAGGAATTGGcatggcgatgaagccaaCTGAGTATTTGCATGAAGGCGACGAGTTCACAGTTGAGATTCTCCCTCATATTGGGAGCCTCTACTCTTCCATTAAAAATGAATAA
- a CDS encoding uncharacterized protein (EggNog:ENOG41~TransMembrane:1 (i83-100o)), which produces MKPALAMTNLASASRTQRSTLIRNTATICSLQHQLQRNRAIFNAHTSLRTFSAHSSLLNQKQKDSELPKFSFEGLGMSKNSRIFVIVVLSIFGTIETWVWCKGIYRWWYGPSEEEKKRIEASHK; this is translated from the coding sequence ATGAAACCCGCACTCGCAATGACAAACCTCGCCTCGGCCTCTCGGACGCAACGTTCGACGCTAATTCGCAACACTGCTACTATATGTAGTCTTCAACACCAACTCCAAAGAAATCGAGCCATCTTCAATGCGCATACCTCTTTGAGAACATTTTCTGCTCACTCCTCCCTTCTCAaccagaaacaaaaagacagTGAGCTACCCAAGTTTAGCTTTGAGGGCTTGGGTATGAGCAAGAACTCCAGGATCTTTGTAATTGTAGTGTTGAGCATTTTTGGAACGATTGAGACCTGGGTTTGGTGCAAGGGCATTTATCGCTGGTGGTATGGGCCTtcagaggaagagaagaaacggATAGAGGCTTCTCATAAGTAA
- a CDS encoding uncharacterized protein (TransMembrane:6 (i7-30o42-60i72-90o102-123i130-153o165-182i)) produces MKRKWGIVLIIASTTFITTFGSGIFSPAISTISKKYHIAPEVATLGVTLYVLGFSAGPLLWGPLSEIRGRRLPLVIAAFGTAIFQFAVAVSKDVQSIMINRFFAGFFGTAPLAVGGGVFVDLFDNKTRGIAVTWFTICVFIGPMCALFIGGFIVTSRLGWRWTQYLTGILASAAAVLNLIFVQETNAPFILAKKAAKLRRATKNYAIHAKQEENEINLDEMVER; encoded by the exons ATGAAGAGAAA GTGGGGGATAGTATTGATCATCGCGTCTACTACATTCATCACTACCTTTGGAAGCGGCATCTTTTCTCCCGCCATCTCAACGATATCAAAAAAGTACCATATCGCACCAGAAGTTGCTACATTGGGAGTAACACTATATGTGCTAGGATTCTCAGCAGG GCCATTACTATGGGGACCGCTTTCTGAGATCAGGGGAAGACGACTACCCCTTGTTATCGCCGCATTTGGAACAGCAATTTTCCAATTTGCTGTGGCAGTTTCCAAGGACGTTCAAAGCATCATGATCAACCGATTCTTTGCAGGATTTTTTGGGACCGCTCCGCTTGCCGTGGGTGGCGGCGTGTTTGTCGATTTGTTCGATAACAAGACGCGCGGTATTGCG GTGACATGGTTCACCATTTGCGTTTTCATTGGTCCAATGTGCGCACTCTTCATCGGCGGCTTCATTGTGACAAGCCGActtggctggcgatggacgCAATATCTTACAGGAATCCTGGCTTCCGCCGCTGCAGTGCTAAACTTGATCTTTGTACAAGAAACCAACGCTCCGTTTATCTTGGCTAAGAAGGCAGCCAAGCTGCGAAGGGCAACGAAGAACTATGCAATTCATGCTAAGCAAGAGGAAAATGAAATCAATCTTGATGAGATGGTCGAACGCTAG
- a CDS encoding uncharacterized protein (EggNog:ENOG41): MSPSIAIIGGGPCGLTLARLLERKGIDYVVYERDESDASVRRGGSLDIHAGTGQLALKEAGLFDEFLKYARYEDTVFRIANQQGERVFQPPEGGRRDAPEIDRIQLRQILLDSIPSEKIRWNHVLKSVTTDKDGHHILEFTNGASVSGFKLVVGADGAWSKVRASITQAKPKYSGNHYIESRINPGNPYHPTMVSKVGAGSLACLGSSKEIITQRQGDGSYRIYLGITVPEDFVRGGTVDLTDTESTRQLFLSSEFFEDWADELKDMIRHSEDFRPWSLYYMPPEAMSWKPVAGLTLAGDAAHVATPNGEGVNCAMADALSLATKIAAHGTDDIDRAVIEYEEDMFERAVEHINDGLKLGALMRHKDGPVALISFFKTAMEHAAKSS, translated from the exons ATGTCTCCCAGCATTGCCATTATCGGTGGTGGGCCATGTGGCTTGACCTTAGCACGCCTTCTAGAGCGCAAAGGCATCGACTACGTGGTCTATGAGCGTGACGAGTCCGACGCTTCTGTTCGCAGAGGAGGCAGCCTCGACATTCATGCTGGGACCGGACAACTTGCCTTGAAAGAAGCAGGTCTTTTCGACGAGTTCTTGAAATATGCGAGATACGAAGATACTGTGTTTAGAATTGCAAACCAGCAAGGGGAGCGAGTGTTTCAACCTCCGGAAGGCGGACGACGTGATGCGCCTGAGATTGACCGCATACAGCTCCGCCAGATTCTACTAGACTCCATTCCGAGTGAGAAAATCCGTTGGAACCATGTGCTCAAGAGCGTAACCACGGATAAGGATGGGCACCACATCCTTGAGTTTACAAATGGTGCATCGGTTTCTGGATTCAAGCTAGTGGTTGGTGCAGATGGTGCCTGGAGCAAAGTGCGAGCATCG ATAACACAAGCAAAGCCGAAATACTCAGGCAATCACTACATCGAATCGAGGATAAACCCCGGCAACCCTTATCACCCCACGATGGTTTCGAAAGTTGGCGCCGGCAGTTTGGCGTGTTTAGGTTCCTCAAAGGAGATCATTACTCAGCGTCAAGGCGACGGCTCTTACAGGATTTATCTTGGTATTACGGTCCCTGAAGACTTTGTGCGGGGTGGCACCGTGGACTTGACTGATACCGAGTCTACCCGTCAactatttctttcttcagaATTCTTCGAGGACTGGGCAGACGAGCTAAAAGATATGATTCGCCACTCTGAAGATTTTCGCCCCTGGTCTTTGTACTACATGCCTCCAGAAGCCATGAGCTGGAAGCCTGTGGCTGGCCTGACATTGGCTGGAGATGCAGCCCACGTCGCAACTCCAAATGGCGAAGGTGTAAACTGCGCCATGGCAGATGCACTCTCTCTGGCCACTAAGATTGCAGCACATGGTACAGATGACATTGATCGTGCTGTTATCGAGTATGAAGAGGATATGTTCGAGCGCGCAGTGGAGCATATCAACGACGGATTAAAATTGGGAGCCCTGATGAGACACAAAGACGGCCCTGTTGCTCTCATCTCCTTCTTTAAGACGGCCATGGAGCACGCAGCGAAGTCTTCTTGA
- a CDS encoding uncharacterized protein (TransMembrane:6 (i12-34o54-73i94-113o119-141i148-173o185-206i)) has protein sequence MRPFRMLVVEPIVLLMSLYSAFIYGLLYLFLTAYPQIFQGVYGMKPGVSGLPELGAVLGCIVTGIIMTLRAPSYKRKLVANNNMPVPEWRMPEAMAGAVLFAGGMFWLGWSGYRKEVHWIVPTIGGFVTGLGISMVFLQAFNYIIDAYLMFAASALAANTFLRSAFGAIFPLFATYMFKGMGIQWEMTLLGCVAAVLAPVPVLFYFKGAQIRKNSKYTPKFPPPAPVAKVEKEEV, from the exons ATGCGCCCGTTCCGTATGCTTGTCGTCGAGCCTATTGTCCTACTTATGAG TCTCTACTCTGCATTCATATATGGCCTTTTGTATCTCTTTCTCACCGCATATCCCCAAATCTTCCAGGGAGTCTACGGTATGAAGCCCGGCGTTAGCGGACTTCCAGAGCTGGGTGCCGTCCTTGGCTGCATTGTAACGGGTATCATCATGACGCTACGTGCGCCAAGCTACAAACGCAAGCTTGTGGCCAACAATAATATGCCTGTGCCTGAGTGGCGGATGCCcgaggccatggctggagctgtgCTTTTCGCCGGCGGCATGTTTTGGCTTGGATGGTCAGGATACCGAAAAGAGGTCCACTGGATCGTGCCCACCATCGGCGGCTTCGTGACCGGTCTTGGCATATCAATGGTCTTTTTGCAGGCGTTTAATTATATCATTGACGCCTACTTGATG TTTGCGGCCTCAGCACTAGCAGCCAATACGTTCTTGCGGTCGGCGTTTGGAGCCATTTTCCCTCTATTCGCAACCTACATGTTCAAGGGCATGGGCATCCAGTGGGAAATGACACTGCTGGGCtgtgttgctgctgtgcttgcgCCTGTGCCCGTTCTTTTCTACTTCAAGGGCGCCCAGATCCGGAAGAACAGCAAATACACGCCCAAATTCCCTCCCCCAGCACCTGTGGCCAAGgtggagaaagaagaggtttAG